The Benincasa hispida cultivar B227 chromosome 11, ASM972705v1, whole genome shotgun sequence genome has a segment encoding these proteins:
- the LOC120091777 gene encoding 4-coumarate--CoA ligase-like 7 isoform X1, translating into MAITMNKSFNPQSQIYTSRRPPIHFPTDPTISIASFLFRNSSNYPNALALADADSGESLTFRQFKIQVSKLAHVYIQLGIRKGDVVLIFAPNSIHFPVCFFAIVAIGAITTTCNPAYTFAELSKQVANCNPKLVITIPELWDVVGKLNLPSIILGSKISSKFSRPNIWGYSDLIKKAGDVSNLPVSEVGQNDVAALLYSSGTTGISKGVILTHRNFIATSLMVTQDQDLLGDPRNVFLCFLPMFHVFGLSIVVYAQLQRGNTVVSMAKFELEKALGLVMKYRITHLYVVPPVIIALAKQSVVKNYDLSSLRQILSGAAPLGKDVMEECSKIIPHARIIQGYGMTETCGVISVENVGIESTLSGATGSLVSGVEAEILSTETQKRLPPGETGEICVRGPNMMKGYFNNQKATSQTIDDQGWVHTGDIGYFNEEGELFVVDRIKELIKCYGFQVAPAELEALLLSHPQITDAIVIPYPDDKAGEVPIAFVVCSPDSTIKEEDVKKFIARQVAPFKRLRRVTFTRSVPKSASGKLLRREVVAQVRAKM; encoded by the exons ATGGCGATCACGATGAACAAATCATTCAATCCCCAATCACAGATTTACACTTCCCGTCGTCCTCCAATCCACTTTCCGACCGACCCCACAATCTCCATTGCTTCATTCCTCTTTAGAAACTCATCCAATTACCCTAACGCCCTCGCCCTTGCCGACGCCGACTCCGGCGAATCCCTAACTTTCCGTCAATTTAAAATCCAAGTCTCCAAGTTAGCCCATGTGTACATCCAACTCGGGATTCGAAAAGGCGATGTGGTTCTCATATTCGCGCCTAATTCCATTCACTTCCCTGTTTGTTTCTTCGCCATTGTCGCCATTGGAGCCATCACCACTACTTGTAATCCTGCTTATACTTTCGCGGAACTGTCAAAGCAAGTCGCTAACTGCAACCCCAAGCTCGTAATCACTATTCCCGAACTCTGGGACGTAGTCGGTAAACTCAACTTGCcttctattattttgggttctaaaatttcttcaaaattttcccGTCCCAACATCTGGGGTTACTCCGATTTGATAAAAAAAGCCGGCGATGTGTCCAATTTGCCGGTGAGTGAAGTGGGTCAGAACGATGTCGCGGCTCTTTTGTATTCATCTGGGACGACGGGGATTAGTAAGGGAGTGATTCTAACTCATAGGAACTTCATAGCTACCTCTTTAATGGTGACCCAAGATCAGGACCTTCTTGGTGATCCTAGAAACGTGTTTTTATGCTTTCTTCCAATGTTTCATGTATTTGGTCTCTCTATAGTTGTTTACGCGCAACTTCAAAGAGGAAACACCGTCGTTTCAATGGCGAAGTTTGAGCTGGAAAAGGCTTTGGGGTTGGTGATGAAGTACAGGATCACTCATCTTTATGTTGTTCCGCCTGTAATTATAGCTCTCGCGAAGCAAAGTGTAGTGAAGAACTACGACTTGTCTTCGTTGAGACAGATTTTATCTGGGGCTGCGCCTCTTGGGAAGGATGTGATGGAAGAATGCTCCAAGATTATACCTCATGCCAGGATTATCCAG GGATATGGTATGACTGAAACTTGTGGAGTTATTTCAGTAGAGAATGTGGGAATAGAATCTACGCTGTCTGGGGCAACTGGATCCCTTGTTTCAGGAGTtgaagctgaaattttgagTACAGAAACACAAAAACGTCTTCCACCCGGTGAAACAGGGGAAATTTGCGTGCGAGGACCAAATATGATGAAAG GATATTTCAACAATCAGAAAGCCACCAGCCAAACCATAGATGATCAGGGATGGGTACATACCGGAGATATAGGGTATTTCAATGAAGAAGGAGAGTTGTTTGTTGTGGACAGAATCAAAGAACTCATCAAGTGTTACGGTTTTCAG GTTGCACCGGCAGAGCTTGAAGCCCTGCTACTTTCTCACCCTCAAATAACAGATGCTATTGTGATCCC ATATCCTGATGATAAAGCCGGTGAGGTCCCTATCGCATTTGTTGTTTGTTCACCCGATAGCACGATAAAGGAAGAAGATGTTAAAAAATTTATCGCGAGGCAG GTTGCACCATTCAAAAGATTAAGAAGAGTAACCTTCACAAGGAGTGTTCCGAAGTCAGCTTCAGGAAAACTTCTGAGAAGAGAGGTCGTAGCACAAGTCCGTGCCAAGATGTAA
- the LOC120089903 gene encoding ABC transporter B family member 1 translates to MSQDSEEIKTIEQWKWSEMQGLELVSSDPLPPESFITNNPSAPTAKNTDPEDLRPTTEEAQNGIGRATNREMESTSDSKKENGGGTSGEKPETVTAVGFGELFRFADGLDYVLMAIGSVGALVHGCSLPLFLRFFADLVNSFGSYANDVDKMMQEVLKYAFYFLVVGAAIWASSWAEISCWMWTGERQSTKMRIKYLEAALDQDIQYFDTEVRTSDVVFAINTDAVMVQDAISEKLGNFIHYMATFVSGFVVGFTAVWQLALVTLAVVPLIAVIGGIYTTTIAKLSAKTQEALSEAGNIVEQTIVQIRVVFGFVGESRALQRYSAALKISQKIGYKSGFSKGMGLGATYFVVFCCYALLLWYGGYLVRHHATNGGLAIATMFAVMIGGLALGQSAPSMSSFAKAKVAAAKIYRIIDHKPTLNRNNESGLELESVSGLVELKNVDFSYPSRPDVRILNNFSLTVPAGKTIALVGSSGSGKSTVVSLIERFYDPISGEVLLDGRDIKTLKLRWLRQQIGLVSQEPALFATTIKENILLGRPDADQLEVEEAARVANAHSFIIKLPEGYDTQVGERGLQLSGGQKQRIAIARAMLKNPAILLLDEATSALDSESEKLVQEALDRFMIGRTTLVIAHRLSTIRKADLVAVLQQGSVSEIGTHDELFAKGENGVYAKLIRMQEMAHETALNNARKSSARPSSARNSVSSPIIARNSSYGRSPYSRRLSDFSTSDFSLSLDASLPNYRLEKLAFKEQASSFWRLVKMNSPEWLYALLGSIGSVVCGFLSAFFAYVLSAVLSVYYNPDHGFMSREIIKYCYLLIGLSSAALLFNTIQHFFWDIVGENLTKRVREKMLTAILKNEMAWFDQEENESAKIAARLALDANNVRSAIGDRISVIVQNTSLMLVACTAGFVLQWRLSLVLVAVFPVVVAATVLQKMFMTGFSGDLEANHAKATQLAGEAIANVRTVAAFNSEEKIVRLFSTNLEIPLRRCFWKGQIAGSGFGVAQFSLYASYALGLWYASWLVKHGLSDFSKAIRVFMVLMVSANGAAETLTLAPDFIKGGRAMRSVFALLDRKTEIEPDDPDATPVPDKLRGEVEFKHVDFSYPTRPDIPVFRDLSLRARAGKTLALVGPSGCGKSSVIALVQRFYEPTSGRVMIDGKDIRKFNLKSLRKHMAMVPQEPCLFAASIYDNIAYGHESATEAEIIEAATLANAHKFISGLPEGYKTFVGERGVQLSGGQKQRIAIARALIRKAELMLLDEATSALDAESERSVQEALDRACLGKTTIVVAHRLSTIRNAHVIAVIDDGKVSEQGSHSHLLKNYPDGCYARMIQLQRFTHSQVIGMTSGSTSSARTREDEGRES, encoded by the exons ATGTCACAAGATTCTGAGGAGATAAAGACGATTGAGCAGTGGAAATGGTCCGAAATGCAAGGGCTTGAGCTCGTCTCTTCTGATCCTCTTCCTCCCGAATCATTTATAACCAACAACCCATCAGCTCCAACGGCGAAAAACACAGACCCTGAAGACCTCAGACCCACAACAGAAGAGGCTCAAAACGGAATTGGCAGAGCCACAAACAGAGAAATGGAATCTACGAGTGATTCCAAGAAGGAAAACGGCGGTGGCACCAGTGGGGAGAAGCCTGAGACCGTCACTGCCGTTGGTTTTGGTGAGCTTTTCAGATTCGCCGATGGGTTGGATTACGTTTTGATGGCAATTGGGTCGGTCGGAGCTCTTGTCCACGGTTGTTCTTTGCCTCTGTTTCTTCGATTCTTCGCTGATCTTGTTAACTCCTTTGGGTCTTATGCCAATGATGTGGATAAAATGATGCAGGAGGTTTTGAAG TACGCATTCTACTTTCTCGTGGTTGGAGCTGCGATATGGGCGTCATCCTGGGCAG AGATTTCGTGTTGGATGTGGACCGGCGAGCGGCAGTCCACGAAGATGAGGATCAAGTACCTAGAAGCAGCACTGGACCAGGACATTCAGTATTTTGATACAGAGGTTCGAACATCTGACGTCGTTTTCGCCATCAACACTGATGCAGTGATGGTCCAAGACGCCATTAGTGAGAAG CTGGGCAACTTCATCCACTATATGGCAACTTTTGTGTCCGGATTCGTTGTGGGTTTCACTGCTGTGTGGCAATTGGCGTTGGTAACTCTTGCGGTGGTTCCTTTGATTGCTGTAATCGGCGGCATCTACACCACCACAATAGCTAAGCTCTCTGCCAAGACCCAGGAAGCTCTATCAGAAGCTGGGAATATCGTCGAACAG ACAATAGTTCAAATTCGAGTTGTTTTTGGATTCGTGGGCGAATCAAGAGCACTGCAGAGATACTCCGCCGCATTGAAGATTTCCCAAAAGATAGGTTACAAGAGTGGATTCTCCAAGGGTATGGGATTGGGCGCCACTTACTTTGTTGTTTTCTGCTGTTACGCCCTTCTGCTCTGGTACGGTGGTTATCTTGTCAGACACCACGCCACCAATGGCGGTCTGGCCATAGCCACTATGTTTGCAGTGATGATTGGCGGACT GGCATTGGGGCAATCTGCTCCGAGCATGAGTTCATTCGCTAAGGCTAAAGTTGCAGCTGCTAAAATCTACCGTATCATCGACCATAAGCCTACTCTAAACCGCAACAACGAATCTGGTTTGGAATTAGAATCAGTTTCAGGACTGGTTGAGCTGAAGAATGTAGATTTCTCATACCCATCAAGGCCGGATGTAAGAATCCTGAACAATTTCTCCTTAACTGTCCCTGCCGGAAAAACTATAGCTCTGGTTGGTAGCAGTGGCTCCGGCAAGAGCACCGTTGTCTCCCTAATTGAAAGATTCTATGACCCCATTTCAG GAGAAGTTCTACTAGATGGGCGTGACATAAAAACTTTGAAGCTGAGATGGTTAAGGCAGCAAATAGGATTGGTGAGCCAAGAACCTGCTCTTTTTGCTACCACCATCAAGGAGAATATTCTCTTGGGTAGACCTGATGCAGATCAACTTGAGGTGGAGGAAGCTGCTCGAGTCGCTAATGCTCATTCATTCATTATCAAACTTCCTGAAGGCTATGACACCCAG GTAGGGGAAAGAGGACTGCAGCTTTCTGGAGGGCAGAAGCAGAGGATCGCAATAGCAAGGGCAATGCTTAAAAACCCTGCGATCCTACTCTTAGACGAAGCTACTAGTGCATTGGACTCTGAGTCGGAAAAGCTTGTACAGGAAGCTCTTGATCGTTTTATGATCGGGCGGACCACTCTTGTTATTGCCCATCGACTCTCTACCATTCGCAAGGCTGACCTTGTGGCTGTACTCCAACAAGGAAGTGTTTCTGAAATTGGAACACATGATGAGCTCTTTGCTAAAGGAGAGAATGGTGTATACGCCAAGCTCATCCGGATGCAGGAGATGGCACATGAAACTGCTCTCAATAATGCCAGAAAGAGTAGTGCAAG GCCTTCGAGTGCCAGGAACTCAGTGAGCTCACCAATCATTGCACGAAATTCTTCCTATGGACGATCACCATATTCACGTCGATTATCCGACTTCTCCACATCTGATTTTAGTCTTTCCCTTGATGCTTCACTTCCCAATTACAGGCTTGAAAAACTTGCCTTTAAGGAGCAAGCCAGTTCTTTTTGGCGTCTCGTGAAAATGAATTCACCTGAATGGCTTTATGCATTACTTGGTTCTATTGGCTCTGTTGTTTGTGGGTTTTTAAGTGCTTTCTTTGCATACGTTCTAAGTGCTGTTCTCAGTGTCTATTACAACCCAGACCATGGTTTCATGAGCAGAGAAATTATTAAGTACTGCTACTTATTAATCGGACTTTCGTCCGCTGCTCTTCTCTTCAATACAATACAACATTTCTTCTGGGATATCGTGGGAGAGAACCTCACCAAACGTGTAAGAGAGAAGATGCTGACAGCAATACTGAAAAATGAAATGGCATGGTTTGATCAGGAGGAAAATGAGAGTGCAAAGATTGCTGCAAGGCTGGCCCTCGATGCTAACAATGTCAGATCTGCCATTGGAGACAGGATTTCTGTGATTGTACAGAACACATCACTCATGCTAGTTGCATGCACCGCTGGGTTTGTTTTGCAGTGGCGCCTATCTCTTGTCCTTGTAGCTGTCTTCCCCGTGGTTGTTGCAGCCACTGTTCTACAGAAAATGTTCATGACTGGTTTTTCAGGAGACCTTGAGGCCAACCATGCCAAGGCCACACAACTAGCAGGGGAGGCGATAGCCAATGTAAGGACAGTTGCTGCATTCAACTCAGAAGAAAAGATTGTCAGACTTTTTTCAACCAACCTCGAGATCCCACTACGTCGTTGCTTTTGGAAGGGACAGATTGCTGGTAGTGGATTTGGTGTTGCTCAGTTTTCTCTTTATGCTTCCTATGCTCTTGGTCTTTGGTATGCCTCATGGCTTGTAAAGCACGGGCTCTCTGACTTTTCAAAGGCAATCCGTGTTTTCATGGTCCTTATGGTTTCTGCAAATGGTGCAGCTGAAACACTAACTCTAGCTCCTGACTTTATTAAGGGTGGTCGAGCCATGCGTTCAGTCTTTGCACTTCTTGATCGCAAAACTGAAATTGAACCTGATGATCCAGATGCCACTCCAGTACCAGATAAACTTCGTGGAGAAGTTGAATTTAAACATGTTGACTTTTCCTACCCAACTCGTCCTGATATTCCCGTCTTTAGAGACCTTAGTTTGCGTGCCCGAGCAGGTAAGACTCTTGCTCTCGTTGGCCCTAGCGGGTGTGGCAAGAGCTCTGTTATTGCACTAGTCCAAAGGTTCTATGAGCCAACATCAGGACGAGTTATGATTGATGGGAAGGATATTCGTAAGTTCAATCTCAAGTCCCTGAGAAAGCACATGGCAATGGTCCCTCAGGAACCATGCTTATTTGCTGCTTCCATATATGATAATATAGCTTATGGCCACGAATCAGCCACGGAAGCCGAGATCATTGAAGCTGCTACTTTGGCAAATGCCCATAAGTTCATATCTGGGTTACCAGAAGGATATAAAACTTTTGTTGGGgagagaggagttcaactatcaGGTGGACAGAAACAAAGAATTGCAATTGCCCGTGCACTGATCAGGAAGGCAGAGCTTATGTTACTAGATGAGGCAACAAGTGCACTCGATGCCGAGTCTGAGCGATCCGTCCAGGAGGCGCTCGACCGAGCTTGTTTGGGAAAAACAACAATCGTAGTTGCTCATCGACTATCAACTATTAGGAATGCTCATGTCATTGCAGTAATTGATGATGGTAAAGTTTCAGAACAGGGATCACACTCACATTTGTTGAAAAATTACCCTGATGGGTGTTACGCCAGGATGATACAATTACAAAGATTCACACACAGCCAAGTCATTGGTATGACTTCAGGTTCAACTTCCTCAGCAAGAACTAGAGAGGATGAGGGGAGAGAGAGCTAG
- the LOC120091777 gene encoding 4-coumarate--CoA ligase-like 7 isoform X2 — protein sequence MAITMNKSFNPQSQIYTSRRPPIHFPTDPTISIASFLFRNSSNYPNALALADADSGESLTFRQFKIQVSKLAHVYIQLGIRKGDVVLIFAPNSIHFPVCFFAIVAIGAITTTCNPAYTFAELSKQVANCNPKLVITIPELWDVVGKLNLPSIILGSKISSKFSRPNIWGYSDLIKKAGDVSNLPVSEVGQNDVAALLYSSGTTGISKGVILTHRNFIATSLMVTQDQDLLGDPRNVFLCFLPMFHVFGLSIVVYAQLQRGNTVVSMAKFELEKALGLVMKYRITHLYVVPPVIIALAKQSVVKNYDLSSLRQILSGAAPLGKDVMEECSKIIPHARIIQGYGMTETCGVISVENVGIESTLSGATGSLVSGVEAEILSTETQKRLPPGETGEICVRGPNMMKGYFNNQKATSQTIDDQGWVHTGDIGYFNEEGELFVVDRIKELIKCYGFQVAPAELEALLLSHPQITDAIVIPYPDDKAGEVPIAFVVCSPDSTIKEEDVKKFIARLHHSKD from the exons ATGGCGATCACGATGAACAAATCATTCAATCCCCAATCACAGATTTACACTTCCCGTCGTCCTCCAATCCACTTTCCGACCGACCCCACAATCTCCATTGCTTCATTCCTCTTTAGAAACTCATCCAATTACCCTAACGCCCTCGCCCTTGCCGACGCCGACTCCGGCGAATCCCTAACTTTCCGTCAATTTAAAATCCAAGTCTCCAAGTTAGCCCATGTGTACATCCAACTCGGGATTCGAAAAGGCGATGTGGTTCTCATATTCGCGCCTAATTCCATTCACTTCCCTGTTTGTTTCTTCGCCATTGTCGCCATTGGAGCCATCACCACTACTTGTAATCCTGCTTATACTTTCGCGGAACTGTCAAAGCAAGTCGCTAACTGCAACCCCAAGCTCGTAATCACTATTCCCGAACTCTGGGACGTAGTCGGTAAACTCAACTTGCcttctattattttgggttctaaaatttcttcaaaattttcccGTCCCAACATCTGGGGTTACTCCGATTTGATAAAAAAAGCCGGCGATGTGTCCAATTTGCCGGTGAGTGAAGTGGGTCAGAACGATGTCGCGGCTCTTTTGTATTCATCTGGGACGACGGGGATTAGTAAGGGAGTGATTCTAACTCATAGGAACTTCATAGCTACCTCTTTAATGGTGACCCAAGATCAGGACCTTCTTGGTGATCCTAGAAACGTGTTTTTATGCTTTCTTCCAATGTTTCATGTATTTGGTCTCTCTATAGTTGTTTACGCGCAACTTCAAAGAGGAAACACCGTCGTTTCAATGGCGAAGTTTGAGCTGGAAAAGGCTTTGGGGTTGGTGATGAAGTACAGGATCACTCATCTTTATGTTGTTCCGCCTGTAATTATAGCTCTCGCGAAGCAAAGTGTAGTGAAGAACTACGACTTGTCTTCGTTGAGACAGATTTTATCTGGGGCTGCGCCTCTTGGGAAGGATGTGATGGAAGAATGCTCCAAGATTATACCTCATGCCAGGATTATCCAG GGATATGGTATGACTGAAACTTGTGGAGTTATTTCAGTAGAGAATGTGGGAATAGAATCTACGCTGTCTGGGGCAACTGGATCCCTTGTTTCAGGAGTtgaagctgaaattttgagTACAGAAACACAAAAACGTCTTCCACCCGGTGAAACAGGGGAAATTTGCGTGCGAGGACCAAATATGATGAAAG GATATTTCAACAATCAGAAAGCCACCAGCCAAACCATAGATGATCAGGGATGGGTACATACCGGAGATATAGGGTATTTCAATGAAGAAGGAGAGTTGTTTGTTGTGGACAGAATCAAAGAACTCATCAAGTGTTACGGTTTTCAG GTTGCACCGGCAGAGCTTGAAGCCCTGCTACTTTCTCACCCTCAAATAACAGATGCTATTGTGATCCC ATATCCTGATGATAAAGCCGGTGAGGTCCCTATCGCATTTGTTGTTTGTTCACCCGATAGCACGATAAAGGAAGAAGATGTTAAAAAATTTATCGCGAG GTTGCACCATTCAAAAGATTAA